The following are encoded together in the Astyanax mexicanus isolate ESR-SI-001 chromosome 8, AstMex3_surface, whole genome shotgun sequence genome:
- the wnt3a gene encoding protein Wnt-3a isoform X2 produces the protein MPSVAQGVKIGIQECQHQFRGRRWNCTTVNDNLAIFGPVLDRATRESAFVHAIASAGVAFAVTRACAEGSATICGCDNRRKGPPGEGWKWGGCSEDVDFGNMVSREFADARENRPDARSAMNRHNNEAGRTSIADHMYLKCKCHGLSGSCEVKTCWWSQPDFRVIGDYMKDKYDSASEMVVEKHRESRGWVETLRPRFTYFKPPTETDLVYYETSPNFCEPNPETGSFGTRDRACNLTSHGIDGCDLLCCGRGHNTRTEARKEKCHCIFHWCCYVSCQECTRIYDVHTCK, from the exons ATGCCCAGCGTGGCACAGGGGGTGAAGATCGGCATCCAGGAGTGTCAGCATCAGTTCCGTGGCCGGCGCTGGAACTGCACCACTGTCAACGACAACCTGGCCATATTCGGACCGGTTCTGGACCGAG CTACGCGAGAGTCGGCGTTTGTCCACGCGATAGCGTCTGCAGGCGTGGCGTTTGCAGTCACTCGCGCCTGCGCTGAGGGTTCTGCTACCATCTGTGGCTGCGATAACCGGCGGAAGGGGCCGCCGGGCGAGGGCTGGAAGTGGGGGGGCTGCAGTGAGGACGTGGACTTCGGGAACATGGTCTCGCGAGAGTTCGCTGATGCGCGAGAGAACCGACCCGACGCTCGTTCTGCCATGAACCGCCACAACAACGAGGCTGGGAGAACG TCCATCGCCGACCACATGTACCTGAAGTGTAAGTGTCACGGGCTGTCAGGCAGCTGCGAGGTGAAGACATGCTGGTGGTCTCAGCCGGACTTCCGCGTGATCGGCGACTACATGAAGGACAAGTATGACAGTGCCTCAGAGATGGTGGTGGAAAAGCACCGGGAGTCCCGCGGCTGGGTGGAGACGCTCCGGCCCCGGTTCACCTACTTCAAACCGCCCACTGAGACGGACCTGGTCTACTACGAAACCTCGCCCAACTTCTGCGAACCCAACCCAGAGACGGGCTCCTTCGGGACGCGCGACAGGGCGTGCAACCTGACATCGCACGGCATCGACGGATGCGACTTGCTGTGCTGCGGCAGGGGACACAACACCAGGACCGAGGCGCGCAAGGAGAAGTGCCACTGCATCTTCCACTGGTGCTGCTACGTCAGCTGTCAGGAGTGCACACGTATCTACGACGTCCACACCTGCAAGTAG
- the wnt3a gene encoding protein Wnt-3a isoform X1: MVCVLGVLVLLLLVNGPAPVRTSYPIWWSLAVGHQYSSLASQPILCSSIPGLVPKQLRFCRNYVEIMPSVAQGVKIGIQECQHQFRGRRWNCTTVNDNLAIFGPVLDRATRESAFVHAIASAGVAFAVTRACAEGSATICGCDNRRKGPPGEGWKWGGCSEDVDFGNMVSREFADARENRPDARSAMNRHNNEAGRTSIADHMYLKCKCHGLSGSCEVKTCWWSQPDFRVIGDYMKDKYDSASEMVVEKHRESRGWVETLRPRFTYFKPPTETDLVYYETSPNFCEPNPETGSFGTRDRACNLTSHGIDGCDLLCCGRGHNTRTEARKEKCHCIFHWCCYVSCQECTRIYDVHTCK; this comes from the exons atggtgtgtgtgctgggtgtactggtgctgctgctgctggtgaacGGACCGGCACCAGTCCGGACCAGTTACCCCATATGGTG GTCATTGGCAGTTGGACACCAGTACTCGTCTCTGGCCTCTCAGCCCATCCTCTGCAGTTCTATACCGGGTCTGGTACCGAAGCAGCTGCGGTTCTGTAGGAACTATGTGGAGATAATGCCCAGCGTGGCACAGGGGGTGAAGATCGGCATCCAGGAGTGTCAGCATCAGTTCCGTGGCCGGCGCTGGAACTGCACCACTGTCAACGACAACCTGGCCATATTCGGACCGGTTCTGGACCGAG CTACGCGAGAGTCGGCGTTTGTCCACGCGATAGCGTCTGCAGGCGTGGCGTTTGCAGTCACTCGCGCCTGCGCTGAGGGTTCTGCTACCATCTGTGGCTGCGATAACCGGCGGAAGGGGCCGCCGGGCGAGGGCTGGAAGTGGGGGGGCTGCAGTGAGGACGTGGACTTCGGGAACATGGTCTCGCGAGAGTTCGCTGATGCGCGAGAGAACCGACCCGACGCTCGTTCTGCCATGAACCGCCACAACAACGAGGCTGGGAGAACG TCCATCGCCGACCACATGTACCTGAAGTGTAAGTGTCACGGGCTGTCAGGCAGCTGCGAGGTGAAGACATGCTGGTGGTCTCAGCCGGACTTCCGCGTGATCGGCGACTACATGAAGGACAAGTATGACAGTGCCTCAGAGATGGTGGTGGAAAAGCACCGGGAGTCCCGCGGCTGGGTGGAGACGCTCCGGCCCCGGTTCACCTACTTCAAACCGCCCACTGAGACGGACCTGGTCTACTACGAAACCTCGCCCAACTTCTGCGAACCCAACCCAGAGACGGGCTCCTTCGGGACGCGCGACAGGGCGTGCAACCTGACATCGCACGGCATCGACGGATGCGACTTGCTGTGCTGCGGCAGGGGACACAACACCAGGACCGAGGCGCGCAAGGAGAAGTGCCACTGCATCTTCCACTGGTGCTGCTACGTCAGCTGTCAGGAGTGCACACGTATCTACGACGTCCACACCTGCAAGTAG